In Minwuia thermotolerans, the genomic stretch CGGCGGCTCCGGCGCCGCGGCAGGCGGCGGGGGCGGAGGCGGCGGCGGGCTGTCCGGCGCGGTGGCCTGCGGCGGCGGCGGGGCGTCGGTCTTCTCGCCCGCGGTGGCCTGATTGGTTTCCGGGCCGATGGTGGTCAGTTCGACGGGGATGATGGGGTCGCTCAGCACCTCGGCCGGCGAGTCCAGAAAGGCATAGTCGAGCACCAGCATCACGACCACGAGGACGTGCAGGCCGAACGAGAATGCGGCGCCCCGGACCATCACGCCTCCCGCATCATTCCCCGACCCGCGCCGGCGCCTGCGCGACCAGCGCGACCCGCGTGAATCCGGCGGCGTTGATGGCGCCCATGGCCTCGATCACCCGGCCATAGGCGATCGTGCGGTCGCCGCGCACGAAGATGCGCCGCTCCTGGTTGCCGTTGGTGATGGCGATCAGCGCCGGCACCAGATCGCCCAGTTCGATTTCCTTCTCCTGCAGATAGATCTTCCCTTCCTCGTCTATGGTCACCGCCAGCGGCTCGTCCAGACCCTGCAGGTTGGGCGCGACCGCCCGGGGCAGTTCCACCGGCACGCCGACCGACAGCAGCGGCGCGGCGATCATGAAGACCACCAGCAGCACCAGCATGACGTCGACGAAGGGCGTGACGTTGATCTCCGACATGGGCGTGAAGCGCTTGCGCCGGAACCGGCCGCCATGGACCTGGATCGCCATCAGCGGCTCTCCCCTTCGTCGAGCTGGCGCGACATGATCGCCGAGAACTCGCCTGCGAAGCCCTCCAGCCGGGTGGCGTAGCGGGCGATGTCATTGGCGAACTTGTTGTAGGCGACGGTCGCGGGGATGGCGGCGACGAGACCCAGCGCCGTGGCGAACAGGGCCTCGGCGATGCCCGGCGCGACCACCGCCAGAGAGGTGTTGTTGGTCGCCGCGATGGACTGGAAACTGTCCATGATGCCCCAGACGGTGCCGAACAGGCCGAGGAACGGAGCGGTCGAGCCGACGGTCGCCAGCACGCCCAGATAGCGCTCCAGGCGGTCGACCTCCCGGTCGATGGAGATGCGCATGACCTGGCTGATGCGGTCCTGCAGGCCAGCGCGGAGCTTGTCGGTCCGGGCCAGGCCGCGTTCGGCGGTGCGCCGCCACTCCCGCATCGCCCCGGCGAACAGCACCGCCATCGGGTGGGAGGCATTGGCGCCGATCTCGTCGTAGAGCTTTTCCAGGCTGCCCCCCGACCAGAACAGGCGCTCGAACTCGTCGGCCTGCTTCTGCACCCGGCGGTAGCGGACCCACTTCTCGAAGATGATGGCCCAGCACCAGATCGAGGCGACCAGCAGCGCCAGCATCACGATCTGCACGACGATGTCGGCGCGCAGGAACAGCGACCACATCGACAGATCCACCTCGGCGGCCCCCGCGAATTGCCGGGCGATGACGTCTTCGTTCATGTTGATTCTTCCCTGCCGTTTCCTGTCAGGCGTTCCATCGCGGCGCAAATCGCGGGCGGAATGCGCCGGGGCCTTCCGTCGAGACCGATAAATGCCGCACGTACATGGGCCCGGACAAGGGGGGCCCCAAGCCGGGAGATATCCTGCCGCAGCGCGATCGTCGCGCCCTTCAGCGCATCGAGGCGCGTGGTCACCAAAAGGTCATCGTCCAGCCGCGCCGGACGCAGATATTCGACCTTCACGTCGCGGACGGCGAACATCGCGCCGTCGCGCCAGATCGCGGCCTGGTCGACGCCGATCAGGCGCAGCATGTCGGAGCGCGCGCGCTCGGCGAATTTCAGATAGTTGGCGTAGTAGACGATGCCGCCGGCGTCCGTGTCCTCCCAGTAGACGCGGACGGGAAACAGGTGGGCGTCGGCCTCGACCCGGCCCAGCGCTGCCGCTGCCGGCTCAGCCATCGCCGCCGTCCAGCATGTCCATCTGCCCCGGCATGGCCGATTGCGGCGCCGCGAGTCCCAGATGCGTCCAGGCGGCGGCGGTCATCATCCGCCCGCGCGGGGTGCGCACCACCAGCGCCTGCTGGATCAGATAGGGCTCGATGATGTCCTCGATGGCGTCGCGCGGCTCCGACAGGGCGGCGGCGAGGTTGTCGACGCCGACCGGCCCGCCGCCATAGTTCTCCGCCATGCAGCGCAGATAGCGCCGGTCCATGGCGTCGAGGCCAGCCTCGTCGACCTCAAGGCGCTTCAGCGCCGCGTCAGCCTTCGGCGCGTCCACTTCGTCCGCGCCGGCGACAGCGGCGAAGTCCCGCACCCGCCGGAGCAGCCGTCCGGCGACGCGCGGCGTGCCGCGGGCCCGTCGGGCGATCTCGGCGGCGCCGTCGGCGGTGAGCTTCAGCCCCAGCACCCGGGCGCCGCGGCGGACGATCTGCTCCAGCTCGGCAGGCGCGTAGAACTCCAGCCGGCAGGGAATGCCGAAGCGGTCGCGCAGCGGCGTGGTCAGCAGGCCCGAGCGCGTCGTCGCCGCCACCAGCGTGAACGGCGGCAGATCGATCTTCACCGAGCGCGCGGCCGGCCCCTCGCCGATCACCAGATCGAGCTGAAAATCCTCCATGGCGGGATATAGAATCTCTTCTACGGCAGGATTAAGGCGGTGCACCTCGTCGATGAACAGGACGTCGCGCGCCTCCAGGTTGGTCAGGATGGCCGCGAGGTCGCCGGCGCGGGCGATCACCGGACCGGAGGTGGCGCGGAAGTTCACGCCGAGTTCGCGGGCGACGATCTGCGCCAGCGTCGTCTTGCCGAGGCCGGGCGGACCGAAGAACAGGGTGTGGTCCATGGCTTCGCCCCGGGCGCGGGCGGCGTCGATGAAGACGCGCAGGTTCTCGCGCACCTTCTGCTGGCCGATGAAATCGGTGAGTTCCAGCGGCCTGAGGCCGATCTCGCCGCCGTCCTCCGGGCGCTGCTCGCCCGTCACCAGCCGCTCGCCCTCGGCGCCGCTCACCGCGCCAGCTCCTTCAGCCCGGCGGTGATCAGGGCCTCGACGGTGGCGTCCTCGCCGGCGATGGCCGCGCCGCGCAGCACCGCCGCCTCGGCCTCGGCCCGGCGGTAGCCCAGATTGACCAGCGCCGAGGCCGCGTCGCCCGCCGCGCCGCCGACCGGGGCCGCGCCCGGAGCCGCACCGGCCTGCGCCGGCCGGGCGGGCAGGGCGCCGACCTTGTCCTTCAGTTCGCTGGCGATGCGCTGCGCCAGGCGCTTGCCGACGCCCGGCGCGCGGGTGATCGTGGCGACGTCACCGGACGCGATGGCCATGCGGATGTCGTCGGCGGCCAGCGCCGAGAGGATCTGCAGCGTCACCTTCGCGCCCACGCCCTGGACGGTCTGCAGCAGGCCGAACAGCTCCTTCTCGGCGCGGTCGGCGAAGCCGTAGAGGTGAATGTGATCCTCGCGGACATGGGTCTCGACCTGGATGGCGACCGCATCGCCCTCCGTCCCCAGCGCCGCCAGGGTGCGGGCCGAGCAGAACACCAGATAGCCCACGCCGCCGACGTCGATCACCGCGTGATCGGCGCCGATCCGGTCGAGAATTCCCTTGAGGCTGGCGATCATGGCGGGCGGCGGTCCGGGGATGATTCGGTATCGGGCCGTTGTAGCAGATTCAGCGCGGCAGCGCAGATGGCGTCGGTCCCGTACCGTGATGGGCGTGGCAGATGGCGCAGGCCAGCGCGTCGGTGGCGTGTTCGTTGGTCAGCCGCGCGCCGGGCAGCAGCGTCTTCACCATCAGGTGGATCTGGTCCTTGTGCGCATGGCCGGTGCCGACCACGGCCTTCTTGACCGCATTGGGGGCGTATTCGGTCACCGGCAGGCCGTTCAGGGAGGCGACCAGCAGCGAGACGCCGCGCGCCTGACCCAGCTTCAGAGTCGAGGTCGGGTTCTTGTTGACGAAGGTCTCCTCGACCGCCGCCGCGTCGGGCCGCCATTCGGCGATCACCGCCTGCAGGCCGTCGTGGAGCTGCACCAGCCGCTCGGCGAGGCTGCCCTTCGGGTCGGAGGCGACCGAGCCGTCGGCGACCCAGATCAGCCGGTTGCCCTCCACATCGACCACGCCCCAGCCGGTGTGACGCAGGCCGGGATCCAGGCCGATCAGCCGCAGCCGGGTCATATCATCCTTCCAGCCGGGCCATGACCTCGTCGGAAACCTCGAAATTGGCGTGCACCTTCTGGACGTCGTCATTGTCGTCCAGGGCGTCGACCAGCTTCAGCAGGGTGCCGGCCTTCTCCTCGTCGACCTCGACGGTGTTCTGCGGCCGCCATTCCAGGCCGGCCCGCCCGGCCTCGCCGAATTCCGCCTCCAGCGCCTCGCGGACGTCGTTGAAGGCTTCCACGGCGGTGATCACCTCGAAGCCATCCTCGCCGGCGACCACGTCGTCGGCGCCGGCCTCGACCGCCGTTTCGAACAGGGCCTCCATCCGGGCGGCGGCGGCCGGGTACTCGATCACGCCCACATGGTCGAACATGAAGGAGACCGAGTTGGTCTCGCCCAGGCTGCCGCCGTGCTTGGAGAAGGCGGAGCGGACCTCGGAGGCGGTGCGGTTGCGGTTGTCGGTCAGCGCCTCGACGATCAGCGCCACGCCGCCCGGTCCGTAGCCCTCATAGCGGATGTTCTCGAAGGTATCGGCGGCGCCGTCGCCCGTCGCGCGCTTGATGGCGCGGTCGATGTTGTCGTTGGGCATGTTTTCCTTGCGGGCGGCGGCGATGGCCGCGCGCAGGCGCGGATTGGCGGTCGGGTCGTCGCCGGATTCCTTCACCGACACGGTGATCTCCCGCGCCAGCTTGGTGAACACCCTGGCGCGCTTCGCGTCCTGCGCGCCCTTGCGGTACATGATGTTCTTGAACTGTGAATGGCCCGCCATGGCGGCCTCCGTGCTCACGATAGGTTCGGTGGAGCGCTTCTTTTCAGCCTTTTCCCGCCGCGGTCAAGCCCGGCCGCGCTCAGCGCGCACCCGCTGTGGCGTCCAGCCAGTCCAGTGCGGCGTCGACGACCTCTTCCGTTGTCGCGGGGCTCATGATATCGCCGGCGATGACATGATGGCTGGGACCGGCGGCGCCGGGCACGTCGATCCAGCGCTTCGGCCCGCCCCAGCGGTCGAAGACCCGCCGCGTCGCCGCCGGATCGACCACCTTGTCGTCGGGGGAGTGGAACACGAGCAGCGGCGTCCCGGCCCGGCCGTGGTCCTCCGCGGCGACGTGCTTCACCAGCGCCGCCATGGGCAGCAGCGCCACGGTCGGGTAGCGCGTCTGCCAGTGCCGCTCCACCTCGTCATTCTCGGCGCCCGTGTCGCGCTCCCGCCCGAAGGCGAGCGGCAGGAGCCGGCGCGCCCACGGCAGGGTGAGCGCGGCGGCGGCCTTCGAGCGGACGCCGAAATTGGGCGAGACGAAGATCAGCGCCCGGACGCCAGCCATGTGATCGCCCGTCACGGCATGATGGGTCACCGCGGTGGCGCCGGTGGAGGTGGCGATGACGATGACCTTCTCGCCGATGCGCCGGCCGACCTCCAGGGCCTCGGCGACGTCATCCAGCCAGTCGCCGGCCTCCGCCTCCGCCATGGCCGCGCCGGTGCGGCCATGGCCGGCCAGCCGGGTATAGAACAGGTTCGCCCCCAGCGCCGCGGCGATGCGGTCGGGGACGGGACGGATCTCCGCCTTGCTGGCCGAGAAGCCATGGACGTAGACCACCGCCCATTCGGTGCGCGCCGGCGCCGCCGGGTCGCGCCAGACGATCTCCCTGGCCTGGCCCGCACGGATGTCGCGGAAGCGCGCCTCGGACGCCGCGAGCGCCGCCGCCGGATCGGCGCCCAGGTCCGCAGGCCGGAAGCCGATGGCGGTGCGCACCCGCTCCCGCGCGCCCAGCAGGAAGGCAAGGGCCAGCAGCAGAACGATGGCGAGCAGGACGTAGAGGAGCGGCTTCATTCGGCGGTCCGGCGGGCGGGGAAAGCTCTCCGGCCAGCAGACCACGCGCCGCCCGCGGCGGCAAGGCCGACAGGGCCCGTGATCCACGCCTTGCGCCGGCGCGTAGGCTTCGCATATGCGGGATCAGATCCCCGCGCGCCGCAGGAGTATCCATCGTGCCGTCCGGAATGAAGAGCTTGGCCGCCGCCCTGGTGCTCGCGCTTGCGCCGGCGGGGCCCGCGGCGGCTGCGGCGCCGGCCGATTTCGACCCGCTGAAGGCCTATGGCGAGCGCATCGTCTTCGACGTCTATCGCGGCGAGGACCGGATCGGCCAGCATGTCGTCCGCTTCACGCGCGACGGCGGGAACCTGGGGGTCAGGGCGCAGTTCAACGCGGCGGTCAAGATGATCGGCTTCACCGTGTTCCGCTTCGACTACCGCTCGGACGCGTCCTGGCGCGACGGTGCGCTGCTCGACCTTACGGCCAGCACCAATGACGACGGCGACCGCCGCACGGTGCGGGTCGACCGCCGGAACGGTCGGCTGGTGGTCAGCGGCCCGGACGGCGCCGAGACCACCGATCAGGGCGTCTTTCCCAGCAATCACTGGCATCCCGGCGCGGTGACCGGCTCGCGGCTGATCAACACGCTGACCGGCGACGTCGCCGAGGTGCGCGTCAGCCGCGTCGGCCAGGAGCGGGTCGCCACCAACGCCGGACCGGTCGAGGCCACCCGCTACCGCTTCGACGGCGATCTGCGCGACATCGACGTCTGGTACGACGGGGACGGCCGCTGGGTGAAACTGCGTTTCAGGGAGAATGGCAGCGTCATCGACTATCGCTGCGTGCAGTGCGTCAACGGCCCCCGGATGGCCCGCGAATGAGCGCCATCGTCTGGATTACGGGCGCCAGTTCGGGGCTGGGGCGGCAGGCGGCGCTGGAATTCGCCCGCCGCGGCTACCGCGTCGCCGCCACCGCGCGCAGCGAGGACAGGCTGCAGGAACTGGCCGCGGAGGCCGATGGCCTGCTGGGCGACATCACGGCCTGGCCCGGTGACGTCACCGACGAGGCGCGGATGACGGCGGTGATCGAGGCGGTCGAGCGGGACCTCGGCCCCATCGGCATCGCCATCCTCAACGCCGGCATCTACCGGCCCATGACGGTCGATGATTTCGACCCGGAGGCGCTGGCGCAGACCTTCGAGGTCAACGTGATGGGCGTCGCGCGGCCGCTGCGCCCGCTGCTGGCGCGGATGACCGCGCGCGGCGCGGGCAGGATCTATCCCACCGCTTCGCTGTCGGGCTATATCGGCCTGCCCATGGCCTCCGCATACGGGATGAGCAAGGCCGGGCTGATCAACATGGCCGAGGCGCTGCACACGGAGCTGAAGCCGAAGGGCGTGCATTTCGGCATCATCGTGCCGGGCTTCGTCGAGACGCCGCTGTCGGCGAAGAACGACTTTCCCATGCCCTTCCTGATGCCCGTCGACAAGGCGGCGCGCGCCCTCGCCGACGGCGTGCTGGACGGCCGGTTCGAGGTCGCGTTCCCGCTCCCCTTCGTCCTGATCATGAAAGCGCTGAGGTGCCTGCCCTATGGACTCGCTCTCCCCCTCATCCGCCGGGCCACCCGCGGACGCCGCCAGGCTTGATCGCTTCGCCGCCTTCTTCGAGCGCATGACCGCGGCGGATGTCGGCCGGCTCGGCGAGATCTACGCCGAGGACGTGCATTTCGCCGATCCCTTCAGCGATTTCCGCGGCCTGGACGACCTGCGCCGGGTTTTCGCCGCCATGTTCGACGGCATGCGCGACTATGCGCTGAGCGTCGACGAGAAGGGCATGACCGCCGCCGACACCGGCATGGTGCGCTGGACCATGTCGGGCTCCGTCAGGGCGCTGGGGCGCGAGCCCTGGATCGTCCACGGCGTCAGCGTGATCCGCTTCGACGCCGAGGGGCGCGTCCGCGAACATCTCGACTACTGGGACGCCGCCGGGCAATTCTACGAACGCCTGCCCGTCCTCGGCTGGGTGTTGCGCCGCATCCGCCGCCGCATCGCGCAGCACTGAGCCTTTCGGAGGATCGACCCCCCACCCGACCCGCTGACGCGGGCCACCCTCCCCCTGCCAGGGGGAGGGACGGGGAGGGGTTGGATCCTTGTAGCGCGCCACATGTTTCCGGAGTCCTCGCCGCTTGAATCTGGAGCACATTTAGCCGCCTCTCAGCGGGCGATAATAGCCGCCTCAGAGACCGTTGATAGACCTCTCCCGAATCAGGGTGGAGCACCGCCGGAGATGATCAGCTCCGCTGCCGGTCGGGAACGGCCCTTGGTGAGCGTGTACGTCGTCGTGACCTCCTCGATGGCGAAGCCGGCGAAGAGCTCCCGGATCTCCGGCGTGTCGTTGATGGACATCAGGAAGCAACCCTTCAGTCGGCCGAGTGCCTCGGCCATCTCCGCGAACTGCTCGCGGCCGAACAGATCCGTGCCGTAGTCGCCCTCGCTGCCCCAGTAGGGCGGGTCGAGGTAGAACAGCATGCCCGGCCGGTCGTAGCGCTCGATGAAGGCCCGCCATGGCAGGCATTCGACCACCACGCCGGCGAGGCGGCTGTGCACGTCCTCCAGCATCGGCGCCAGCGTGGTGACGTTGAAGCGGCCGCCATGGCCGGAGCTCACGCCGAAGTTCCGGCCCGCGACCTTGCCGCCGAAGGCCGTGCGCTGGAGATAGAGGAAGCGCGCGGCGCGCTCCAGGTCGGTCAGCGTCGCCGGATCGGTGGCCGACAGCCGCTCGAACTCAGCCCGGGTTGTGACCTGGAAGCGCATCATCTCCATGAAGGCCGTGTAGTGGCGCTGGAGGATGCGGAAGAAGTTGGCGACGTCGCGGCTCCGGTCGTTGATCACCTCGACCTTCGGCCGGGCCGTGCGGCGAAGGAAGACGCCGCCCATGCCGACGAAGACCTCGGCGTAGCCGTCGTGCGGCGTCTCGTTGATGCGCGCGACCAGGCGCTTGGCCAGGTTGCGCTTGCCGCCGACATAGGGCGCGACGGGCCGCACCGGGTCGACGGGCGAGAGAGCGTTTGGATTCGACTCCATGATCCTCGGGTTTCACTATCGCCCCGCCCCTGCAGGGGTGGCGGGACGGCCGCAGAGCGGCCGGTTGCGGTCGTGGGCGTGTCAGCTCGCCCGGTTCGCGGTGCGTCAACACCGCGGCCCCCGCCGGCCTTTCCGGCGACGTGGATGGACTTGATCATCGCTGAGCGACAGAATGCGCCTGCCCCCAGCGGGGTGACGGGTCAGCTGCAACTGGCCACTTGCAGCCTTGGGGCGCCCCCACGCCCTGGCTCGCGCCGGTAGCTTCATGCGGGCCCCCGTCGGCCACGACGGGAGATCACATGGCTCCGCGATCGCGGTGTTCTCACCCATCGCTGTTCCCCCACCGCCGCCACTCTGTCGGCCGGGCGACGCAGGCCCAGTGGTCGAGGGTCTGGGGCGTGCAGGGCGTGCGCGGAGCGTTCAGCGCCGTGGCGGCGTCGAAGGCTGTCCGCAGGTCGGCGCCGGCGCCGAAACGGAGGTAACAGGTCTGCATGATCCGGCCTCCTACGAGAGCTTCGTGATCTGGATGAAGTTCTCGGCTGCCGTGCCGCCGGGCAGCACCTTGTTCGTGCCGCTGTCATGGCTGAGCTGGCCGAAGAGCTTCTCGCCCACGGCCAGTTCGAAGACCCGGGAGACGTGCAGGCTCTCGTGGTCCGCCGTCGAGGCGCGCTGGGCGACGAGTGTCTTCATCCTGGCGATCACGTTCTCGGTCGGGGTCGGTTCGGCCCCGTTCGACTTGACCGCCTCGAGCGTCCAGAGCACGTCCTCCGCCGTGTCGGGACGGACCGACGTGTAGATGTCGATCAGGTACACGCCGGCCTCGGCGGCGGTGAAGTCGTGGTCCGTGTCACTCCAGCCGCCGACATCGCCGTTCAGGTACTCGAGGCGCTCGACCCCGGAGTGGTTGATCGTCTGCGAGCCGCCGGCGATGTCCGCCACCACAGTCGGATCGACGTAGACGCCCTTGCAGCCAAAGATGCGCCTGGTCCCGGGCGTGATGCCCTCGACGAGCTGGTTGTCCGGGCAAGCGGACAGGTCGCCCCCGATCAGCTCGAAGTGGTCAATCGCGCTGACGGGGTCCGCGCCCGAGCTGAGCGTGATCCCGTCGTTCACCGTGGCGTCGCAGATCGGCGAATGGACGACGAGGCGGTCCAGGTCGACCGACCCGCCCATCGTGATCAGGCGGACGTCCGAACCGTTGCCCGAGAAGTTCCGCGCGTTGACCGGCCCGATGGAGATCAGGCGCGCGGCCACGGTCGTCTCCACCCAGTGGAAGACGTGCAGGATCGGATACGGCGTCGGATCGTCGGACGGTGTCTGCGTCGAGAACAGGTTGTCGTTCGAGACCCCGTCGATGTAGCCGACCCCGATCCTGATCTCCTTGTAGCCCTGCAACGTGAACAGGCGGACCGCAGCCGCAGTGCCGCCGACCGAGCAGTTGTAGAACGAGTAGCCGTCGATCTGGAGCCGCTCGGACTCCGACGCCTCGCAGTACACCAGCGCGCCGGAGCCCTGCAAACGGACGCCGGGGTCGTCCGGGTCCTCGATGTCACCGCCGTAGCCCTCGACCGACAGGTAGCCGACACGGATGTCGTCGGTCCCGAAGTACACCGCGGCCCGGTCCTCACCGTCGTCGGCGAAGAGCTTGATCTTGTCGACGTCGATGTTGAAGCCCTTGGCCTGTGATCCGGCGACGCGGCGTGCGCCCTTGAACACGACGCTTGCCTCGTGAT encodes the following:
- a CDS encoding YebC/PmpR family DNA-binding transcriptional regulator, with translation MAGHSQFKNIMYRKGAQDAKRARVFTKLAREITVSVKESGDDPTANPRLRAAIAAARKENMPNDNIDRAIKRATGDGAADTFENIRYEGYGPGGVALIVEALTDNRNRTASEVRSAFSKHGGSLGETNSVSFMFDHVGVIEYPAAAARMEALFETAVEAGADDVVAGEDGFEVITAVEAFNDVREALEAEFGEAGRAGLEWRPQNTVEVDEEKAGTLLKLVDALDDNDDVQKVHANFEVSDEVMARLEG
- the ruvB gene encoding Holliday junction branch migration DNA helicase RuvB, whose amino-acid sequence is MSGAEGERLVTGEQRPEDGGEIGLRPLELTDFIGQQKVRENLRVFIDAARARGEAMDHTLFFGPPGLGKTTLAQIVARELGVNFRATSGPVIARAGDLAAILTNLEARDVLFIDEVHRLNPAVEEILYPAMEDFQLDLVIGEGPAARSVKIDLPPFTLVAATTRSGLLTTPLRDRFGIPCRLEFYAPAELEQIVRRGARVLGLKLTADGAAEIARRARGTPRVAGRLLRRVRDFAAVAGADEVDAPKADAALKRLEVDEAGLDAMDRRYLRCMAENYGGGPVGVDNLAAALSEPRDAIEDIIEPYLIQQALVVRTPRGRMMTAAAWTHLGLAAPQSAMPGQMDMLDGGDG
- a CDS encoding SDR family NAD(P)-dependent oxidoreductase, coding for MSAIVWITGASSGLGRQAALEFARRGYRVAATARSEDRLQELAAEADGLLGDITAWPGDVTDEARMTAVIEAVERDLGPIGIAILNAGIYRPMTVDDFDPEALAQTFEVNVMGVARPLRPLLARMTARGAGRIYPTASLSGYIGLPMASAYGMSKAGLINMAEALHTELKPKGVHFGIIVPGFVETPLSAKNDFPMPFLMPVDKAARALADGVLDGRFEVAFPLPFVLIMKALRCLPYGLALPLIRRATRGRRQA
- a CDS encoding alpha/beta hydrolase, with the protein product MKPLLYVLLAIVLLLALAFLLGARERVRTAIGFRPADLGADPAAALAASEARFRDIRAGQAREIVWRDPAAPARTEWAVVYVHGFSASKAEIRPVPDRIAAALGANLFYTRLAGHGRTGAAMAEAEAGDWLDDVAEALEVGRRIGEKVIVIATSTGATAVTHHAVTGDHMAGVRALIFVSPNFGVRSKAAAALTLPWARRLLPLAFGRERDTGAENDEVERHWQTRYPTVALLPMAALVKHVAAEDHGRAGTPLLVFHSPDDKVVDPAATRRVFDRWGGPKRWIDVPGAAGPSHHVIAGDIMSPATTEEVVDAALDWLDATAGAR
- the ybgC gene encoding tol-pal system-associated acyl-CoA thioesterase; the encoded protein is MAEPAAAALGRVEADAHLFPVRVYWEDTDAGGIVYYANYLKFAERARSDMLRLIGVDQAAIWRDGAMFAVRDVKVEYLRPARLDDDLLVTTRLDALKGATIALRQDISRLGAPLVRAHVRAAFIGLDGRPRRIPPAICAAMERLTGNGREEST
- a CDS encoding nuclear transport factor 2 family protein; protein product: MDSLSPSSAGPPADAARLDRFAAFFERMTAADVGRLGEIYAEDVHFADPFSDFRGLDDLRRVFAAMFDGMRDYALSVDEKGMTAADTGMVRWTMSGSVRALGREPWIVHGVSVIRFDAEGRVREHLDYWDAAGQFYERLPVLGWVLRRIRRRIAQH
- a CDS encoding DNA adenine methylase produces the protein MESNPNALSPVDPVRPVAPYVGGKRNLAKRLVARINETPHDGYAEVFVGMGGVFLRRTARPKVEVINDRSRDVANFFRILQRHYTAFMEMMRFQVTTRAEFERLSATDPATLTDLERAARFLYLQRTAFGGKVAGRNFGVSSGHGGRFNVTTLAPMLEDVHSRLAGVVVECLPWRAFIERYDRPGMLFYLDPPYWGSEGDYGTDLFGREQFAEMAEALGRLKGCFLMSINDTPEIRELFAGFAIEEVTTTYTLTKGRSRPAAELIISGGAPP
- the tolQ gene encoding protein TolQ; its protein translation is MNEDVIARQFAGAAEVDLSMWSLFLRADIVVQIVMLALLVASIWCWAIIFEKWVRYRRVQKQADEFERLFWSGGSLEKLYDEIGANASHPMAVLFAGAMREWRRTAERGLARTDKLRAGLQDRISQVMRISIDREVDRLERYLGVLATVGSTAPFLGLFGTVWGIMDSFQSIAATNNTSLAVVAPGIAEALFATALGLVAAIPATVAYNKFANDIARYATRLEGFAGEFSAIMSRQLDEGESR
- a CDS encoding biopolymer transporter ExbD, whose amino-acid sequence is MAIQVHGGRFRRKRFTPMSEINVTPFVDVMLVLLVVFMIAAPLLSVGVPVELPRAVAPNLQGLDEPLAVTIDEEGKIYLQEKEIELGDLVPALIAITNGNQERRIFVRGDRTIAYGRVIEAMGAINAAGFTRVALVAQAPARVGE
- the ruvC gene encoding crossover junction endodeoxyribonuclease RuvC → MTRLRLIGLDPGLRHTGWGVVDVEGNRLIWVADGSVASDPKGSLAERLVQLHDGLQAVIAEWRPDAAAVEETFVNKNPTSTLKLGQARGVSLLVASLNGLPVTEYAPNAVKKAVVGTGHAHKDQIHLMVKTLLPGARLTNEHATDALACAICHAHHGTGPTPSALPR
- the ruvA gene encoding Holliday junction branch migration protein RuvA, with protein sequence MIASLKGILDRIGADHAVIDVGGVGYLVFCSARTLAALGTEGDAVAIQVETHVREDHIHLYGFADRAEKELFGLLQTVQGVGAKVTLQILSALAADDIRMAIASGDVATITRAPGVGKRLAQRIASELKDKVGALPARPAQAGAAPGAAPVGGAAGDAASALVNLGYRRAEAEAAVLRGAAIAGEDATVEALITAGLKELAR
- a CDS encoding DUF6134 family protein, translating into MPSGMKSLAAALVLALAPAGPAAAAAPADFDPLKAYGERIVFDVYRGEDRIGQHVVRFTRDGGNLGVRAQFNAAVKMIGFTVFRFDYRSDASWRDGALLDLTASTNDDGDRRTVRVDRRNGRLVVSGPDGAETTDQGVFPSNHWHPGAVTGSRLINTLTGDVAEVRVSRVGQERVATNAGPVEATRYRFDGDLRDIDVWYDGDGRWVKLRFRENGSVIDYRCVQCVNGPRMARE